One Ostrea edulis chromosome 2, xbOstEdul1.1, whole genome shotgun sequence genomic region harbors:
- the LOC125654660 gene encoding uncharacterized protein LOC125654660 isoform X4 — MYLIFYFKQIHEGLNICMVCEHVEFHRDILLQIIDEWHREYFPPSQSVESSDENTDDSDISTASENESNENILEQRIQLVHPDNDQNKNLNSEKEDWENNNLDLTIREKIIKGCPCRMDCISNISFEEISHHIYSMRELSKEEKDMYIMGKLKSKSSGGGSSRRDAKRQRYEYNFDDREVCKDVFLFLHDIGEKHFKNLVKHMKTHGIKPRTHGNIGKKPHNALSFEEIKFVVQFINRYSEDNGLPMPAAPKGRDSEPPIFLPCSTPKNEIHQLYVEACHEVQIRAVKLSSFYSIWSACLPNIQIANTRSDVCNTCERHREHILNARSENEKLTATRNFTDHIEKAEREHHLYIQCIKEAREEHQSIQLPEPPVRPCSTDFLKTHYTFDFAQCVSVPHHSRQVGPLFFETPRKIQIFGICMEGAGSQRNYLIDEDQTIGRDGKNAHGPNTVISILHHHFQNYSMGEKCAVLHCDNCPGQNKNRYVIGYLLWRVMIGLHRAIELHMQIPGHTKCQVDAGFAQIKKKYRSTAAWSCIMQR; from the exons atgtatttgatattttattttaaacaaatacatgAAGGTTTAAATATTTGCATGGTATGTGAACATGTAGAATTTCACAGGGATATTTTGTTACAGATTATTGACGAGTGGCATAGGGAATATTTTCCTCCTTCACAAAGTGTTGAATCATCTGATGAAAATACAGACGATAGTGATATTTCAACTGCATCAGAAAATGAATCCAACgaaaatattttagaacaaAGAATTCAACTTGTGCATCCTGATAATGATCAGAATAAAAACCTAAATTCAGAGAAGGAGGACTGGGAGAATAACAATCTTGACTTAACAATTCGTGAAAAGATAATCAAAGGCTGCCCCTGCAGAATGGATTGCATATCAAATATTAGTTTTGAAGAAATCAGTCACCATATTTATTCCATGAGAGAACTTTCCAAGGAAGAGAAGGATATGTACATTATGGGAAAGCTAAAAAGTAAAAGTTCTGGTGGCGGATCTTCAAGACGCGATGCCAAACGACAGAGATACGAATACAATTTTGATGACCGGGAAGTATGTaaagatgtgtttttatttttacatgacattggtgaaaaacattttaaaaatcttgtgaaGCATATGAAGACCCATGGAATAAAACCACGGACACATGGAAACATCGGGAAAAAACCACACAATGCCCTGTCCtttgaagaaattaaatttGTCGTGCAGTTTATCAATCGATATTCTGAAGATAATGGACTTCCTATGCCAGCTGCTCCAAAAGGTCGCGACTCCGAACCACCCATTTTTCTACCTTGTTCAACACCAAAGAACGAAATTCATCAGTTATATGTTGAAGCTTGTCATGAGGTCCAAATTCGTGCTGTTAAATTGTCCTCATTCTATTCCATCTGGTCTGCCTGCCTTCCTAACATTCAGATTGCCAACACCAGATCTGATGTATGCAATACCTGTGAGCGCCACAGAGAGCACATTTTGAATGCAAGATCTGAAAATGAAAAGCTTACAGCAACAAGAAATTTTACAGATCACATTGAAAAAGCAGAGAGGGAGCATCACCTCTACATTCAGTGCATTAAAGAAGCCAGGGAAGAACATCAGTCTATTCAGCTTCCTGAGCCACCTGTTAGACCCTGTTCCACAGATTTCCTCAAAACTCACTACACTTTTGACTTCGCGCAATGTGTGTCTGTACCTCATCATTCCAGACAAGTAGGGCCATTATTCTTTGAGACACCACGGAAAATTCAGATCTTTGGAATTTGTATGGAGGGAGCGGGATCTCAGCGAAATTATTTGATTGATGAAGACCAGACCATTGGAAGAGATGGAAAGAATGCCCATGGGCCAAATACAGTCATCAGCATACTTCatcaccattttcaaaattatagcaTGGGAGAGAAATGTGCTGTTCTTCACTGTGATAACTGTCCAG GTCAAAACAAAAACCGGTATGTGATTGGATATTTGCTATGGCGGGTCATGATTGGGCTACATCGAGCAATTGAACTTCACATGCAGATACCAGGGCATACAAAATGTCAAGTGGATGCAGGCTTTGCTCAGATCAAAAAGAAGTACAGGAG